The sequence AGGCCTGTCCACCTCAACCCCGCCGAAGGTCTCGGGGCTCTGCACCGAAGGTGCAGCCGACATTTCTTTGCTTTTGCCACATTACGCATAACGTCTCCGGGTTGCCGAACCCGCCGGGCTGGCGCACCGTTTGCCGCTCCTGGCAAACGGCGTGACAGACCAAGGGTTGGGCGGAAGGAGCGAAGCGACTGGAGCCGGCAACCCGGTGTTATGTGAAGTGCGCTTTCTTCCACTGTGACACGACAGTACTCAGACTCCATAAAGATTCAATGCTATCACTGGTATTCTTCCGGCGATCTATGAGCACCGCACTCATCCCGGCACGACGCGCCCCCATGATATCCCAATGTGGATTGTCTCCAATGAACAGACATTCGTGGGGAAGGCAGGAAAATTGCTCCAACGCGGAGCGAAATATAGGACGCGCCGGCTTCCTCCACCCAACTTGACTACAGAAGATAGCTACCTCACACAACTCCAATATACCGTGACGGTTTACTTCCTCTTGCCAGAGGCTTGCAGGGGCTCCCCAAGGTAAATTTGACAAAATCCCTATTCGATACCCTTCTGCACGGTAAGAATTCAGCGTCGGTAGAGTATCTGAGTAGATCTTGGCCACAGAGAAGATGGGACCGAGAAAAGCACGGCACAGATCTAGTAAAAACTCCTCAGACAAATCCCTCGGCGGAAGTCCGAAGATACGGATGAGTCTCTTCTCCAGAGGGCGAACACGGTAGTTACGGGCTTCATGGCTCTCCTCTTTCACTCGCCGAGCAATTTCCAACTCGGATGGAGCCTTGAAGCCCGCTCGTTGAGCTACCCCTTTGGCTCGCTGGATAGCCTCTTGGAGAATGGGAGGAAATTCTTCACGCTGATAGTACTGAACCAGCGTATCGCCCAGGTCAAACAATAGGATCGGAGTCAACACCGTCTATCGCACCTCGTCTTTAGCGCATTTCACATAACGTCTCCGGGTTGCCGAACCCGCAGCCTGGGCGCGGCATTTGCGCTTTTGCTCCTCAGCAAATGCCGTGACCGGGCAAGGGTTGGGCGAAGAGAGCGCAGCGAACGAAGCCGGCAACCCGGTGTTAGGCGAAGACCTACCGTCTCATTGTACGAAGCAGAATAGTTCT comes from Chloroflexota bacterium and encodes:
- a CDS encoding HAD family hydrolase; this encodes MLTPILLFDLGDTLVQYYQREEFPPILQEAIQRAKGVAQRAGFKAPSELEIARRVKEESHEARNYRVRPLEKRLIRIFGLPPRDLSEEFLLDLCRAFLGPIFSVAKIYSDTLPTLNSYRAEGYRIGILSNLPWGAPASLWQEEVNRHGILELCEVAIFCSQVGWRKPARPIFRSALEQFSCLPHECLFIGDNPHWDIMGARRAGMSAVLIDRRKNTSDSIESLWSLSTVVSQWKKAHFT